A genomic window from Pungitius pungitius chromosome 12, fPunPun2.1, whole genome shotgun sequence includes:
- the mapk8ip3 gene encoding C-Jun-amino-terminal kinase-interacting protein 3 isoform X2, producing MMELQIDEVVYQDDYGSGSVMSERVSGLANSIYREFERLIRSYDEEVVKELMPLVVNVLENLDGVLTENQEHEVELELLKEDNEQLITQYEREKALRKQAEEKFIEFEDALEAEKKDLQVQVEFLELQGKQQELKTKNYSDQITRLEERESDMKKEYNALHQRHTEMIQTYVEHIERSKMQQAGSNSQSETPGCGRTQRHTWRRSKAERPPSLSLYPSGEGMVRGGLGGAKMMPGKDIWQVSELGRSTFCSAHQEDGSESDSVAATPSSAGSKSNTPTSSVPSATVTPINEGFLPQSEFDAMRAGNRRKSAKRLSRNMEVQVSQETRNVSIGMGSSDEWSEFQEIIDSTPELDMCVDPRVYGGGNSPSQGIVNEAFGINTDSLYHEIKDAKSDIIGDVDAGAELLGEFSVRDDFFGMGKEVENLLTENKQLLETKNALNIVKNDLIAKVDELSGDQEVLREEVEALRQSKNKVDARVKELEEELKRLRAEALGMSRDSKDEGGDDFSSPMQDGDMTMTQRRRFTRVEMARVLMERNQYKERLMELQEAVRWTEMIRASRENPQISEKKKSTIWQFFARLFSTSSSPPPVKRPYYSVNIHYKSPSPAGFSQRRSHTMCQISTSNRTLEFFPEELASNSVASLLSDSALLARREQRREQYRQVREHMRRDDGIMQACGWSVPSRFKPPGGQTDSAQESPLKRPQTTVEKEDNRMKNVPVPVYCRPLVEKDPNRKLWCAAGVDLTGWRASSQESLAAKAASGGSDPLHAEENAAGKKSSHGSPEKRKSKELQETDTMNSRVWILTSTHSASKVVIIDANQPGSLVDQFNVCNAHVLCISSVPAASESDYPAGEIVLDPGDGGGAGGGGGGGGGGGDDGGGGVEGMLAGITLVGCATNCSVARSNCSSRTDTPILDKGQAPSAPVMNGKIHPAQSAEEATEATEVPESTAELRSGPPGPCTEHVFTDPQPRLSDASDRSAGQSKEETSQPAESEDGGEESKNYTSVAPTMWLGAQNGWLYVHSAVGNWKKCLHSIKLKDSVLSLVHVKGRVLVALADGTLAIFHRSEGKPTHGQWDLSNYHLMDLGRPHHSIRCMAVVHDKVWCGYKNKIHVIQPKSMQIEKSFDAHPRRESQVRQLAWIGDGVWVSIRLDSTLRLYHAHTHQHLQDVDIEPYVSKMLGTGKLGFSFVRITALLIGGNRLWVGTGNGVIISIPLTETVVLHRGQLLGLRANKVSPTSSSGVIHVYGDDGSEKSTGSFIPYCSMAQAQLCFHGHRDAVKFFVSVPGNVLATLNGSVLDSPSEGQGSTAAQETEAQSVHNVLVLSGGEGYIDFRIGDGEDDETEEGDGGGTSQVKPALCKAERSHIIVWQVSYIPE from the exons AAATTCATTGAATTCGAGGATGCGTTGGAAGCTGAGAAGAAGGACTTGCAGGTCCAGGTGGAGTTTCTGGAGCTGCAGGGGAAACAGCAGGAGCTCAAGACCAAGAACTACTCGGACCAGA TCACTCGGTTGGAGGAGCGAGAATCGGACATGAAGAAAGAGTACAACGCTCTGCACCAGCGCCACACTGAG ATGATCCAGACGTACGTGGAACACATAGAACGATCCAAAATGCAGCAAGCGGGCAgcaacagccaatcagaaaccCCCGGCTGTGGACGAAC TCAACGCCACACATGGAGGAGAAG CAAAGCGGAGCGCCCTCCTTCACTGAGCCTGTACCCCAGCGGCGAGGGCATGGTACGtgggggtctcgggggggctaAGATGATGCCCGGGAAAGACATCTGGCAGGTCAGCGAGCTCGGACGGTCCACCTTCTGCTCTGCCCATCAG gaggacgGATCAGAGTCCGACTCTGTGGCGGCCACGCCCAGCAGCGCGGGAAGCAAGTCCAACACGCCcacctcctccgtcccctccgcCACCGTCACCCCCATCAACGAGGGCTTCCTGCCGCAATCCGAGTTTGACGCCATGCGGGCCGGGAACCGCAGGAAAAGTGCCAAGAGGCTCAGCCGGAATATGGAGGTGCAGGTGTCCCAGGAAACCAGGAATGTCAGCATCG GCATGGGAAGCAGCGACGAGTGGTCCGAGTTCCAGGAGATCATTGATTCCACCCCGGAGCTGGACATGTGTGTGGACCCCCGAGTGTACGGAGGAGGCAACAG CCCCTCACAGGGCATAGTGAACGAGGCCTTCGGCATCAACACCGACTCTCTCTACCACGAGATCAAAGACGCCAAGTCGGACATCATCGGCGATGTAGACGCGGGTGCCGAGCTGCTAG GGGAGTTCTCAG TTCGTGATGATTTCTTCG GGATGGGCAAAGAGGTGGAGAACCTTCTGACGGAGAACAAACAGCTCCTGGAGACAAA AAACGCTCTCAACATTGTGAAAAATGACCTCATTGCCAAAGTGGACGAGCTGTCGGGGGATCAGGAGGtgctgagggaggaggtggaggccctGAGGCAATCCAAGAACAAGGTGGACGCCAGAGTCAAGGAGCTGGAAGAAGAACTCAAGAG GTTAAGAGCAGAGGCTCTGGGGATGTCCCGGGACTCCAAGGACGAAGGAGGTGATGAT TTTTCATCGCCCATGCAGGACGGCGACATGACCATGACGCAGCGGCGGCGGTTCACCCGGGTGGAGATGGCCCGCGTGCTGATGGAGAGGAATCAGTACAAAGAGAGGCtgatggagctgcaggaggccgtGCGGTGGACGGAGATGATCAG GGCGTCCAGGGAGAATCCTCAAATCTCAGAGAAAAAGAAGTCCACCATCTGGCAATT CTTCGCGCGTCTCTTCAGCACGTCGTCCAGCCCTCCGCCCGTGAAGCGGCCGTACTACAGCGTCAACATCCACTACAAGTCGCCCTCCCCCGCCGGTTTCTCCCAGCGACGCAGCCACACCATGTGTCAGATCTCCACCTCCAACCGCACGCTGGAGTTCTTCCCCGAAGA ACTGGCCAGTAACAGTGTTGCGTCTCTCCTCAGTGACTCGGCACTGTTGGCCCGCCGAGAGCAGCGGCGCGAGCAGTACCGGCAGGTCCGCGAGCACATGCGCCGCGATGACGGCATCATGCAGGCCTGTGGCTGGAGTGTGCCATCTCGCTTCAaaccg CCCGGAGGTCAGACCGACAGCGCTCAGGAGTCTCCGCTGAAGAGGCCACAG ACCACTGTCGAGAAAGAGGACAACCGCATGAAGAACGTCCCGGTGCCGGTGTACTGCCGTCCTCTGGTGGAGAAGGACCCCAACAGGAAG ttgtggtGTGCAGCGGGGGTGGACCTGACGGGGTGGAGGGCCAGCAGCCAGGAGTCGCTGGCAGCCAAAGCGGCGTCGGGCGGCAGCGACCCGCTGCACGCCGAGGAGAACGCAGCCGGCAAGAAGAGCAGCCACGGCTCGCCGGAGAAGAGGAAG tcaaaggagctgcaggagacggACACCATGAACAGCCGAGTGTGGATCCTCACCAGCACCCACTCGGCCAGCAAGGTGGTCATCATCGATGCCAACCAGCCGGGCTCGCTGGTCGACCAGTTCAACGTCTGCAACGCCCACGTGCTCTGCATCTCCAGTGTCCCag CCGCCAGCGAGAGCGACTACCCGGCGGGAGAGATCGTGCTGGACCCCGGCGACGGGGGAGGAgcgggaggcggcggcggaggcggcggcggaggcggcgacgacggcggcggcggcgtggaggGCATGCTGGCCGGCATCACCCTCGTCGGCTGCGCCACCAACTGCAGCGTCGCCCGCAGCAACTGCTCCTCGCGCACCGACACGCCCATCCTGGACAAAGGTCAAG CTCCCAGCGCCCCCGTCATGAACGGGAAGATCCACCCGGCCCAGTCGGCCGAGGAGGCCACCGAGGCCACCGAGGTGCCCGAGTCCACGGCCGAGCTGAGGTCCGGACCCCCGGGACCCTGCACGGAGCACGTGTTCACCGACCCCCAGCCTCGTCTGTCCGACGCTTCCGACAG aagcgcCGGTCAGTCCAAAGAGGAAACCTCTCAGCCCGCCGAGTCGGAGGACGGAGGTGAGGAGAGCAAGAACTACACCAGCGTGGCCCCCACCATGTGGCTCGGCGCCCAGAACGGCTG GCTCTACGTCCACTCGGCGGTCGGGAACTGGAAGAAGTGCCTCCACTCCATCAAACTCAAAGACTCGGTGCTCAGTCTGGT ACACGTGAAAGGCCGCGTGCTGGTCGCCCTCGCCGACGGGACGCTCGCCATATTCCACAGGTCGGAGGGTAAGCCCACTC ATGGCCAGTGGGATTTGTCCAACTACCACCTCATGGACCTGGGCCGCCCCCACCACTCCATCCGCTGCATGGCGGTCGTGCACGACAAGGTCTGGTGCGGCTACAAGAACAAGATCCACGTCATCCAGCCCAAGAGCATGCAGATCGAG AAGTCCTTCGACGCCCACCCCCGCCGGGAGAGTCAGGTGCGGCAGCTGGCGTGGATCGGGGACGGCGTGTGGGTGTCGATCCGGCTGGACTCCACCCTGCGCCTCTACCACGCGCACACCCACCAGCACCTCCAGGACGTGGACATTGAGCCCTACGTCAGCAAGATGCTGG GCACCGGCAAGCTGGGCTTCTCCTTCGTGAGAATCACCGCCCTGCTGATCGGCGGGAACCGGTTGTGGGTGGGAACCGGGAACGGCGTGATCATCTCCATCCCGCTGACAGAGA CAGTGGTCCTTCACCGGGGACAGCTCCTTGGTTTGAGGG CCAACAAGGTGTCCCCCACGTCGTCCAGCGGAGTGATCCATGTGTACGGGGACGACGGCTCTGAGAAGAGCACCGGCAGCTTCATCCCTTACTGCTCCATGGCACAGGCCCAGCTCTGTTTCCATGGACACCGCGACGCCGTCAAGTTCTTTGTCTCCGTACCCG GCAACGTTCTGGCCACGTTGAACGGCAGCGTGCTGGACAGTCCGTCGGAGGGTCAGGGGTCAACAGCGGCCCAAGAGACGGAGGCCCAGAGCGTTCACAACGTGCTGGTGCTGAGTGGAGGAGAGGGCTACATCGACTTCCGtatag GAGACGGAGAGGACGACGAGACGGAGGAAGGAGACGGCGGTGGGACCTCACAGGTCAAACCCGCGTTGTGTAAAGCCGAGCGAAGCCATATCATCGTCTGGCAGGTGTCGTACATCCccgagtga
- the mapk8ip3 gene encoding C-Jun-amino-terminal kinase-interacting protein 3 isoform X19 codes for MMELQIDEVVYQDDYGSGSVMSERVSGLANSIYREFERLIRSYDEEVVKELMPLVVNVLENLDGVLTENQEHEVELELLKEDNEQLITQYEREKALRKQAEEKFIEFEDALEAEKKDLQVQVEFLELQGKQQELKTKNYSDQITRLEERESDMKKEYNALHQRHTEMIQTYVEHIERSKMQQAGSNSQSETPGCGRTKAERPPSLSLYPSGEGMVRGGLGGAKMMPGKDIWQVSELGRSTFCSAHQEDGSESDSVAATPSSAGSKSNTPTSSVPSATVTPINEGFLPQSEFDAMRAGNRRKSAKRLSRNMEVQVSQETRNVSIGMGSSDEWSEFQEIIDSTPELDMCVDPRVYGGGNSPSQGIVNEAFGINTDSLYHEIKDAKSDIIGDVDAGAELLGEFSVRDDFFGMGKEVENLLTENKQLLETKNALNIVKNDLIAKVDELSGDQEVLREEVEALRQSKNKVDARVKELEEELKRLRAEALGMSRDSKDEGGDDFSSPMQDGDMTMTQRRRFTRVEMARVLMERNQYKERLMELQEAVRWTEMIRASRENPQISEKKKSTIWQFFARLFSTSSSPPPVKRPYYSVNIHYKSPSPAGFSQRRSHTMCQISTSNRTLEFFPEDDSALLARREQRREQYRQVREHMRRDDGIMQACGWSVPSRFKPPGGQTDSAQESPLKRPQTTVEKEDNRMKNVPVPVYCRPLVEKDPNRKLWCAAGVDLTGWRASSQESLAAKAASGGSDPLHAEENAAGKKSSHGSPEKRKSKELQETDTMNSRVWILTSTHSASKVVIIDANQPGSLVDQFNVCNAHVLCISSVPAASESDYPAGEIVLDPGDGGGAGGGGGGGGGGGDDGGGGVEGMLAGITLVGCATNCSVARSNCSSRTDTPILDKGQAPSAPVMNGKIHPAQSAEEATEATEVPESTAELRSGPPGPCTEHVFTDPQPRLSDASDRSAGQSKEETSQPAESEDGGEESKNYTSVAPTMWLGAQNGWLYVHSAVGNWKKCLHSIKLKDSVLSLVHVKGRVLVALADGTLAIFHRSEDGQWDLSNYHLMDLGRPHHSIRCMAVVHDKVWCGYKNKIHVIQPKSMQIEKSFDAHPRRESQVRQLAWIGDGVWVSIRLDSTLRLYHAHTHQHLQDVDIEPYVSKMLGTGKLGFSFVRITALLIGGNRLWVGTGNGVIISIPLTETVVLHRGQLLGLRANKVSPTSSSGVIHVYGDDGSEKSTGSFIPYCSMAQAQLCFHGHRDAVKFFVSVPGNVLATLNGSVLDSPSEGQGSTAAQETEAQSVHNVLVLSGGEGYIDFRIGDGEDDETEEGDGGGTSQVKPALCKAERSHIIVWQVSYIPE; via the exons AAATTCATTGAATTCGAGGATGCGTTGGAAGCTGAGAAGAAGGACTTGCAGGTCCAGGTGGAGTTTCTGGAGCTGCAGGGGAAACAGCAGGAGCTCAAGACCAAGAACTACTCGGACCAGA TCACTCGGTTGGAGGAGCGAGAATCGGACATGAAGAAAGAGTACAACGCTCTGCACCAGCGCCACACTGAG ATGATCCAGACGTACGTGGAACACATAGAACGATCCAAAATGCAGCAAGCGGGCAgcaacagccaatcagaaaccCCCGGCTGTGGACGAAC CAAAGCGGAGCGCCCTCCTTCACTGAGCCTGTACCCCAGCGGCGAGGGCATGGTACGtgggggtctcgggggggctaAGATGATGCCCGGGAAAGACATCTGGCAGGTCAGCGAGCTCGGACGGTCCACCTTCTGCTCTGCCCATCAG gaggacgGATCAGAGTCCGACTCTGTGGCGGCCACGCCCAGCAGCGCGGGAAGCAAGTCCAACACGCCcacctcctccgtcccctccgcCACCGTCACCCCCATCAACGAGGGCTTCCTGCCGCAATCCGAGTTTGACGCCATGCGGGCCGGGAACCGCAGGAAAAGTGCCAAGAGGCTCAGCCGGAATATGGAGGTGCAGGTGTCCCAGGAAACCAGGAATGTCAGCATCG GCATGGGAAGCAGCGACGAGTGGTCCGAGTTCCAGGAGATCATTGATTCCACCCCGGAGCTGGACATGTGTGTGGACCCCCGAGTGTACGGAGGAGGCAACAG CCCCTCACAGGGCATAGTGAACGAGGCCTTCGGCATCAACACCGACTCTCTCTACCACGAGATCAAAGACGCCAAGTCGGACATCATCGGCGATGTAGACGCGGGTGCCGAGCTGCTAG GGGAGTTCTCAG TTCGTGATGATTTCTTCG GGATGGGCAAAGAGGTGGAGAACCTTCTGACGGAGAACAAACAGCTCCTGGAGACAAA AAACGCTCTCAACATTGTGAAAAATGACCTCATTGCCAAAGTGGACGAGCTGTCGGGGGATCAGGAGGtgctgagggaggaggtggaggccctGAGGCAATCCAAGAACAAGGTGGACGCCAGAGTCAAGGAGCTGGAAGAAGAACTCAAGAG GTTAAGAGCAGAGGCTCTGGGGATGTCCCGGGACTCCAAGGACGAAGGAGGTGATGAT TTTTCATCGCCCATGCAGGACGGCGACATGACCATGACGCAGCGGCGGCGGTTCACCCGGGTGGAGATGGCCCGCGTGCTGATGGAGAGGAATCAGTACAAAGAGAGGCtgatggagctgcaggaggccgtGCGGTGGACGGAGATGATCAG GGCGTCCAGGGAGAATCCTCAAATCTCAGAGAAAAAGAAGTCCACCATCTGGCAATT CTTCGCGCGTCTCTTCAGCACGTCGTCCAGCCCTCCGCCCGTGAAGCGGCCGTACTACAGCGTCAACATCCACTACAAGTCGCCCTCCCCCGCCGGTTTCTCCCAGCGACGCAGCCACACCATGTGTCAGATCTCCACCTCCAACCGCACGCTGGAGTTCTTCCCCGAAGA TGACTCGGCACTGTTGGCCCGCCGAGAGCAGCGGCGCGAGCAGTACCGGCAGGTCCGCGAGCACATGCGCCGCGATGACGGCATCATGCAGGCCTGTGGCTGGAGTGTGCCATCTCGCTTCAaaccg CCCGGAGGTCAGACCGACAGCGCTCAGGAGTCTCCGCTGAAGAGGCCACAG ACCACTGTCGAGAAAGAGGACAACCGCATGAAGAACGTCCCGGTGCCGGTGTACTGCCGTCCTCTGGTGGAGAAGGACCCCAACAGGAAG ttgtggtGTGCAGCGGGGGTGGACCTGACGGGGTGGAGGGCCAGCAGCCAGGAGTCGCTGGCAGCCAAAGCGGCGTCGGGCGGCAGCGACCCGCTGCACGCCGAGGAGAACGCAGCCGGCAAGAAGAGCAGCCACGGCTCGCCGGAGAAGAGGAAG tcaaaggagctgcaggagacggACACCATGAACAGCCGAGTGTGGATCCTCACCAGCACCCACTCGGCCAGCAAGGTGGTCATCATCGATGCCAACCAGCCGGGCTCGCTGGTCGACCAGTTCAACGTCTGCAACGCCCACGTGCTCTGCATCTCCAGTGTCCCag CCGCCAGCGAGAGCGACTACCCGGCGGGAGAGATCGTGCTGGACCCCGGCGACGGGGGAGGAgcgggaggcggcggcggaggcggcggcggaggcggcgacgacggcggcggcggcgtggaggGCATGCTGGCCGGCATCACCCTCGTCGGCTGCGCCACCAACTGCAGCGTCGCCCGCAGCAACTGCTCCTCGCGCACCGACACGCCCATCCTGGACAAAGGTCAAG CTCCCAGCGCCCCCGTCATGAACGGGAAGATCCACCCGGCCCAGTCGGCCGAGGAGGCCACCGAGGCCACCGAGGTGCCCGAGTCCACGGCCGAGCTGAGGTCCGGACCCCCGGGACCCTGCACGGAGCACGTGTTCACCGACCCCCAGCCTCGTCTGTCCGACGCTTCCGACAG aagcgcCGGTCAGTCCAAAGAGGAAACCTCTCAGCCCGCCGAGTCGGAGGACGGAGGTGAGGAGAGCAAGAACTACACCAGCGTGGCCCCCACCATGTGGCTCGGCGCCCAGAACGGCTG GCTCTACGTCCACTCGGCGGTCGGGAACTGGAAGAAGTGCCTCCACTCCATCAAACTCAAAGACTCGGTGCTCAGTCTGGT ACACGTGAAAGGCCGCGTGCTGGTCGCCCTCGCCGACGGGACGCTCGCCATATTCCACAGGTCGGAGG ATGGCCAGTGGGATTTGTCCAACTACCACCTCATGGACCTGGGCCGCCCCCACCACTCCATCCGCTGCATGGCGGTCGTGCACGACAAGGTCTGGTGCGGCTACAAGAACAAGATCCACGTCATCCAGCCCAAGAGCATGCAGATCGAG AAGTCCTTCGACGCCCACCCCCGCCGGGAGAGTCAGGTGCGGCAGCTGGCGTGGATCGGGGACGGCGTGTGGGTGTCGATCCGGCTGGACTCCACCCTGCGCCTCTACCACGCGCACACCCACCAGCACCTCCAGGACGTGGACATTGAGCCCTACGTCAGCAAGATGCTGG GCACCGGCAAGCTGGGCTTCTCCTTCGTGAGAATCACCGCCCTGCTGATCGGCGGGAACCGGTTGTGGGTGGGAACCGGGAACGGCGTGATCATCTCCATCCCGCTGACAGAGA CAGTGGTCCTTCACCGGGGACAGCTCCTTGGTTTGAGGG CCAACAAGGTGTCCCCCACGTCGTCCAGCGGAGTGATCCATGTGTACGGGGACGACGGCTCTGAGAAGAGCACCGGCAGCTTCATCCCTTACTGCTCCATGGCACAGGCCCAGCTCTGTTTCCATGGACACCGCGACGCCGTCAAGTTCTTTGTCTCCGTACCCG GCAACGTTCTGGCCACGTTGAACGGCAGCGTGCTGGACAGTCCGTCGGAGGGTCAGGGGTCAACAGCGGCCCAAGAGACGGAGGCCCAGAGCGTTCACAACGTGCTGGTGCTGAGTGGAGGAGAGGGCTACATCGACTTCCGtatag GAGACGGAGAGGACGACGAGACGGAGGAAGGAGACGGCGGTGGGACCTCACAGGTCAAACCCGCGTTGTGTAAAGCCGAGCGAAGCCATATCATCGTCTGGCAGGTGTCGTACATCCccgagtga